AGTCCGGGTTGTGCAGGCTCGTCTGCCACACGGCGCGCTGGGCGCCGATCTGTTCCTTGGTGATCTTGGCGAGCTGGCCGTTGTCGAGCACGACGACGACGATCTCCATGCCGTACTTCACCGCGGTGGTCACCTCCGCGAGGTACTGACCGAGCCCGCCGTCGCCGCACACCGCCACGACACTTCTGTGAAGGATCTCCCGTCCGGAGGACGGACGATCCTTCACAGAAGGGCTGTTGGCTGGTGGGTGCAGCGCGGACCAGGCGCCCATCGCCGCGGGCAGGCCGAAGCCGATCGAGCCGAGGTAGCCCGACATCAGTACGTGCTGACCGCGCTTGGTCTCGAAGTAACGGCCGAAGGCGTAGGTGTTGTTGCCGACGTCGACGGCGATCACTGCGTCCTCGGGCACGGCGTCGCCGAGGGCGTCGAACAACGACGCCGGATGCAGCGCCCCGTCACGTGACTGGGCGCGCCGCGACGCCTTCTCGGTGCGCCACCGCTCCCAGCGCTTGGCGATGGTGTCGCGCTGCTCGGGCCGGCGACGCGCCGTTGTCGCCTCGCGCAGCATCTCGCACGTGACGGTGATGTCGCCGAGCAGGGGCACGTTGACAGCGTGGAACTTGCCGAGCGTCATCGGGTCGAGGTCGACCTGGATCGTCGGGATGTAGGTGGCGATGCCGGTGTGGTCGCTGAACGACGCCCCGAGGACCAGCAGCGCGTCGGCCCGTCCCATCGTGATCGACGCCACCGGGACACCGGAGCGGCCGAGGACGCCGCACGCCAGGGGGTGCGTGTCGGGCACGAGTCCTTTGGCCTTGAACGTCGTGATGACGGGCGCGTCGAGGTGCTCGGCGAGCGCGATCACTTCGTCCTCGTGGCCGCGAGCGCCGTTGCCCACGATGATGACGGGGCGTTGCGCGCCCTCGAGCAACGCCACCGCCTCGGCGAATTGCGCGCGCGGCGGCGCCACGTCGGTCGCGGCGACGCGGCCGACGCGCGGACGGGCCGGCGGTTGGGCGACGCCGTCCCACTCCTGCACCTCGTCGGGAAAGATGAGGTGGCCCACGCCGCGCTCGACGATGGCGTGCTTGCAGGCCAGCGCCATCAACTCGGTGGCGTTCTGGGGCCGCAGCACCGTCTGGCTCCACGTCGTCACCGCCTCGAAGGCCGACGCCAGCGGCACCTCCTGGAACGTGCCGGGCCCGAGTACCTGTGACTTCACCTGACCGGTGAGCGCCAGCACGGGCGCGCGGTCGACCTTGGCGTCCCACAAGCCGGTGAGCAGATTCGTGGCGCCCGGACCCGCAATGGTGAGGCACGCCGCGGGACGGCCGGTGAGCTTGGCGTAACCGCTGGCGGCGAAGGCCGCCGCGCCCTCGTGGCGAATGCCGATGTAGCGCAGCCGCCCGTCGTCCTCGGCGCGGCGCAGCGCGTCGGCGAGGCCGAGGTTCGAATGGCCGACCATGCCGAGGACGGTGTCGACGCCCCAGTCGCACATCACGTCGACCATCTGGTCCATCAAGGACGGGCGAGTCTCGAACACAGGTAGCTGAACGAACAGTGCACCGTCACGTTCCTCGACGGGGTACGACGTCGCCGCGTCCTTGAACCCGGGCGGCGGCGTGCCGGTGACGGGGTCGTACTCGTAGGCGTGCCACGGGCAGATGAGGTAGCCGTTCTCGATCTGGCCGTCGCCCAGCGGGCCGCCCTGGTGCGGGCAGTGGTTGTCGAGGGCGCCGTAGCCCCCCGACGTGCGGGTGACGCACAGCGCGCGGCCCTCGACCACCACGGTTGTGAGCCGACCGACCGCGAGGCCGGCGACGGGCAGCGGGTACCAGGCGACCTCAGACATGCTTGCGCAGGAACTCGATGGCGTCCTCGACGCTCGACACGTCGCGACTGTGGAGCGTCCAGCCCCACGGGTCGTCGAAGGTCGACGTGTCGCTGCGGTCCCACGGCCCGACGTAGAGGTACGGCGCCGGGTACGTGTCGTCGCCCGGGGAGCCGCCGAAGTTCGTCTCGTTGAACGTCGTGGCGAGGTCGAAGTGCTCGGGCCAGATCTGCTGGGGCGACGCGTCCGGCGGCGCCACCGACTGCAGGGCCACGGCGACGAGGCCGTACCAGTCGCCGAGTCCCTGCGCGCTGCGGGCGTCGACGACGAGCGGTTCGTCGTCGAGCGGCGTCGTCGCGGCGTAGGGGAGTTCGGCGTCCGAGGCGCCGAGTTGGCGCAGCGTCTTGCCGTCGATGGCGACGCCGTCGAGCGTGCCGTCGCGGCACACCATGCGGCGCCCGTCGAACTCCTGAGTGGCGAAGCCGCCCGTGTGGGCGCGCAGGCCGATGTGGCCGATGGCGGCATAGGACACCTTCGCCATCACGTGCTCGGCGACCTTGTGCAGCGACTGGCGCGTGGCGATGTAGGAACTCACGGCGGTCAGTCTCGCTTTGGCGGCTTGCCGTTACTGCGTAGCCATGTCGGCGCGCTCGCCGCGCGCCGCGGTCTCCTGCGCCTCGAGGTCGCGCTTGCGGATTACGTCGACGACGACGCGCTTGACGACATCCCGCGACACCTCGCTGCGCCCTTGGAGCACGCCGTCGATCGAGCC
The sequence above is drawn from the Acidimicrobiales bacterium genome and encodes:
- a CDS encoding thiamine pyrophosphate-binding protein, with product MSEVAWYPLPVAGLAVGRLTTVVVEGRALCVTRTSGGYGALDNHCPHQGGPLGDGQIENGYLICPWHAYEYDPVTGTPPPGFKDAATSYPVEERDGALFVQLPVFETRPSLMDQMVDVMCDWGVDTVLGMVGHSNLGLADALRRAEDDGRLRYIGIRHEGAAAFAASGYAKLTGRPAACLTIAGPGATNLLTGLWDAKVDRAPVLALTGQVKSQVLGPGTFQEVPLASAFEAVTTWSQTVLRPQNATELMALACKHAIVERGVGHLIFPDEVQEWDGVAQPPARPRVGRVAATDVAPPRAQFAEAVALLEGAQRPVIIVGNGARGHEDEVIALAEHLDAPVITTFKAKGLVPDTHPLACGVLGRSGVPVASITMGRADALLVLGASFSDHTGIATYIPTIQVDLDPMTLGKFHAVNVPLLGDITVTCEMLREATTARRRPEQRDTIAKRWERWRTEKASRRAQSRDGALHPASLFDALGDAVPEDAVIAVDVGNNTYAFGRYFETKRGQHVLMSGYLGSIGFGLPAAMGAWSALHPPANSPSVKDRPSSGREILHRSVVAVCGDGGLGQYLAEVTTAVKYGMEIVVVVLDNGQLAKITKEQIGAQRAVWQTSLHNPDFAAYAELCGARGFTVATAAELAPTLAEAFAVRGGPALVAVKTDPNYS